One window from the genome of Micromonospora aurantiaca ATCC 27029 encodes:
- a CDS encoding M48 family metallopeptidase, with protein sequence MTPRAWALLTLGGLVVALLVAVALLVPWSRPPAPRADQLAALRDLPAEQVTRGRAFHGALRPAAWSALAVGLVVALLLGLTPLGGRLVELVGRPFGGHWIAQAVLGGLAVMFLADLLTLPFAAWRRTVLVRYGLSTQTWGGWAVDLLKSYAVSAVIGALVLLGFYTVVRLAPRWWWAFGAAGAAVLVVVLSFVLPVLVEPVFNRFTPMEPGPLRSELTAMAARDGVPVRDVLVADASRRTSAVNAYVSGLGPTRRVVVYDTLLREAEPAEVTSVVAHELGHAKDRDVWTGTVLGALGAAAAVVALYLIGSWTPLLRLAGVDSIAQPRAFPLLIVLVTVAGLLSTPVQALVSRRIEARADAHALALTGDPATFEAMQRRLAGVNLADPDPPRWERLWSATHPSTVERMAAARAYARESGR encoded by the coding sequence GTGACCCCGCGCGCCTGGGCGCTGCTGACCCTGGGCGGCCTGGTGGTCGCGCTGCTCGTGGCGGTGGCGCTGCTGGTGCCGTGGAGCCGCCCGCCGGCGCCCCGCGCCGACCAGCTCGCGGCACTGCGAGACCTCCCGGCCGAGCAGGTGACCCGGGGCCGGGCGTTCCACGGCGCGCTGCGCCCGGCGGCCTGGTCGGCGCTCGCAGTAGGGCTGGTGGTGGCGCTGCTGCTCGGGCTGACCCCGCTGGGCGGGCGTCTTGTCGAACTGGTCGGCCGGCCCTTCGGCGGGCACTGGATCGCGCAGGCCGTGCTCGGCGGGCTCGCCGTCATGTTCCTCGCCGACCTGCTCACGCTGCCGTTCGCGGCCTGGCGCCGGACCGTGCTGGTCCGCTACGGGCTGAGCACCCAGACCTGGGGCGGCTGGGCGGTCGACCTGCTCAAGTCGTACGCGGTCAGCGCGGTGATCGGCGCGCTGGTCCTGCTCGGCTTCTACACAGTGGTACGGCTCGCCCCGCGCTGGTGGTGGGCGTTCGGCGCGGCCGGCGCGGCGGTCCTGGTGGTGGTGCTGTCGTTCGTGCTGCCGGTGCTGGTCGAGCCGGTGTTCAACCGGTTCACCCCGATGGAGCCGGGCCCGCTGCGCAGCGAGCTGACCGCGATGGCCGCCCGGGACGGCGTACCGGTGCGCGACGTGCTCGTCGCCGACGCGTCCCGGCGCACCAGTGCGGTGAACGCGTACGTCTCCGGGCTCGGCCCGACCCGGCGGGTGGTCGTCTACGACACGCTGCTGCGCGAGGCGGAACCGGCCGAGGTGACAAGCGTGGTCGCCCACGAGCTGGGGCACGCGAAGGACCGGGACGTGTGGACCGGCACGGTGCTCGGCGCGCTCGGCGCCGCCGCCGCGGTGGTGGCGCTCTACCTGATCGGCTCGTGGACGCCGCTGCTGCGGCTCGCCGGCGTCGACTCGATCGCCCAGCCGCGGGCGTTCCCGCTGCTGATCGTGCTGGTCACGGTCGCCGGCCTGCTCTCCACCCCGGTGCAGGCGCTCGTCTCCCGCCGGATCGAGGCCCGCGCCGACGCCCACGCGCTGGCGCTCACCGGCGACCCCGCGACGTTCGAGGCGATGCAGCGGCGACTGGCCGGGGTCAACCTGGCCGACCCCGACCCGCCGCGCTGGGAGCGCCTCTGGTCGGCGACCCACCCGTCCACCGTGGAGCGGATGGCCGCCGCCCGCGCCTACGCCAGGGAGTCCGGCCGATGA
- a CDS encoding NYN domain-containing protein yields the protein MPLTEPYDDHSSVEEPVVGVPADEDAPPAIEPEPVLPEPVRQRIVTLTAAVLPGLPADEVPVPLRRVAKFAPNRRARLGAPAIAAQLTADPLFRQRITARVLADAGDLGAAVVEGTAPAAADPVEVAALAYLARPRGWRELIDASGEAVRAEADSAVVAELVREAEQRAARAEHDRAVARVEAEKLRDELARVREELGQLREEARQLTRTLRETQARERKATEMLATERGRAARAAADADAELRRARARLAEAEAAAGVARASAKEARSVDDARLWLLLETIGQAAVGLRRELALDPVDKLPADFVADAFAEQPGTAPAGPSTRARDTDDPARLDQLLALPRAHLVVDGYNVTKRGFGEMSLEQQRKRLITGLGGIAAQTGDEVTVVFDGAERIHGLPPAPRGVRVLFSRKGETADELIRRLVRAEPAGRPVVVVSSDREVADGVRRHGAYPLGADSLLRRLARS from the coding sequence ATGCCCCTCACCGAGCCGTACGACGACCACTCCTCCGTGGAGGAGCCGGTGGTCGGCGTGCCCGCCGATGAGGACGCGCCACCCGCGATCGAGCCCGAGCCCGTGCTGCCCGAGCCGGTCCGGCAGCGGATCGTCACGCTGACCGCCGCCGTGCTGCCCGGCCTGCCCGCCGACGAGGTGCCGGTGCCGCTGCGGCGGGTCGCCAAGTTCGCCCCCAACCGCCGCGCCCGCCTCGGCGCGCCCGCGATCGCCGCGCAGCTCACCGCCGACCCGCTGTTCCGGCAGCGGATCACCGCCCGGGTCCTCGCCGACGCCGGTGACCTGGGCGCGGCTGTGGTCGAGGGCACCGCACCGGCCGCCGCCGACCCGGTCGAGGTGGCCGCCCTGGCCTACCTGGCCCGGCCCCGCGGCTGGCGGGAACTCATCGACGCCAGCGGCGAGGCGGTACGCGCCGAAGCAGACAGCGCGGTAGTGGCCGAACTGGTACGCGAGGCCGAGCAGCGGGCCGCCCGCGCCGAGCACGACCGTGCGGTGGCCCGGGTCGAGGCGGAGAAACTGCGCGACGAGCTGGCCCGGGTCCGGGAGGAGCTGGGGCAGCTCCGCGAGGAGGCCCGCCAGCTGACCCGTACCCTGCGGGAGACCCAGGCCCGGGAACGCAAGGCCACCGAGATGCTCGCCACCGAGCGGGGGCGGGCAGCCCGCGCCGCCGCCGACGCGGACGCCGAACTGCGCCGCGCCCGGGCCCGGCTGGCCGAGGCGGAGGCCGCCGCCGGAGTGGCCCGGGCCAGCGCCAAGGAGGCCCGCTCGGTCGACGACGCGCGGCTGTGGCTGCTGCTGGAGACGATCGGCCAGGCCGCCGTGGGGCTGCGCCGCGAGCTGGCGCTCGACCCGGTGGACAAGCTCCCGGCCGACTTCGTCGCCGACGCGTTCGCCGAGCAGCCGGGCACCGCACCGGCCGGCCCGTCGACGCGGGCCCGCGACACCGACGACCCGGCCCGCCTCGACCAGTTGCTCGCGCTGCCCCGGGCGCACCTCGTGGTGGACGGCTACAACGTGACCAAGCGCGGCTTCGGCGAGATGTCCCTGGAGCAGCAGCGCAAGCGGCTCATCACCGGGCTGGGCGGGATCGCCGCGCAGACCGGGGACGAGGTCACAGTCGTCTTCGACGGCGCCGAGCGGATCCACGGCCTGCCACCGGCGCCGCGCGGCGTGCGGGTGCTGTTCTCCCGCAAGGGGGAGACCGCCGACGAGTTGATCCGCCGGCTGGTCCGCGCCGAGCCGGCCGGGCGGCCGGTGGTCGTGGTCTCCTCGGACCGCGAGGTCGCCGACGGGGTACGCCGGCACGGCGCGTACCCGCTGGGCGCCGACTCGCTGCTGCGGCGCCTGGCGCGTTCCTGA
- a CDS encoding DEDD exonuclease domain-containing protein codes for MTRAEYVQESLAGLDPAGSGVDPALPLYATTFVVVDLETTGGAPDGGGITEIGAVKVRGGEELGVLATLVNPGVPIPPFITVLTGITQAMLLPAPPIEQVLPSFLEFVSDAVLVAHNAPYDVGFLKAACAKHGYRWPNPRVLDTAALARRVLTRDEVPNRKLGTLAAYFRTATQPTHRALDDAKATVDVLHGLIGRLGGHRVGTVGEAIEFARAVTPTQRRKRHLADGLPKVPGVYIFRAADDRPLYVGTSGDIATRVRSYFTAAEKRARISEMLAAAERVEAVECAHSLEAEVRELRLIAAHAPPYNRRSKYPERQVWLKLTDEAYPRLSIVRDIAPTDTAYLGPFRSRQAAELAAAGFHDAVPLRQCTHRLSRRTTMPACALAELGRCPAPCEHRITPEEYDDAAATPFRTATSDDPGVVVDALLARIEVLSAAERYEEAAVVRGRLVAVLRAAVRMQRLAALTGIAELAAARPAARGGWELALVRHGRLAGAGVSPPGVHPRPTIAAIRATAETVLPGHGPVPAATAEETERILSWLERPETRLVESTDGWASPVAGAGRFRDLLTKAENGGSAKLSTERS; via the coding sequence GTGACACGAGCGGAGTACGTCCAGGAGTCGCTGGCCGGCCTGGACCCGGCGGGCAGCGGTGTCGACCCGGCGCTGCCGCTCTACGCGACCACCTTCGTGGTGGTCGACCTGGAGACCACCGGCGGCGCGCCCGACGGCGGCGGGATCACCGAGATCGGCGCGGTGAAGGTCCGCGGTGGCGAGGAGCTGGGCGTGCTCGCCACGCTCGTCAACCCGGGCGTGCCGATCCCGCCGTTCATCACCGTGCTCACCGGCATCACCCAGGCCATGCTGCTGCCCGCCCCGCCGATCGAGCAGGTGCTGCCGAGTTTCCTGGAGTTCGTCAGCGACGCCGTGCTCGTCGCCCACAACGCGCCGTACGACGTGGGTTTCCTCAAGGCGGCCTGCGCGAAGCACGGCTACCGCTGGCCCAACCCCCGGGTGCTGGACACGGCCGCGCTGGCCCGGCGGGTGCTCACCCGCGACGAGGTGCCCAACCGCAAGCTGGGCACGCTCGCCGCCTACTTCCGCACCGCGACCCAGCCCACCCACCGCGCGCTCGACGATGCGAAGGCCACAGTCGACGTGCTGCACGGGCTGATCGGCCGCCTCGGCGGGCACCGGGTCGGCACGGTCGGCGAGGCGATCGAGTTCGCCCGCGCGGTCACCCCCACCCAGCGCCGCAAGCGGCACCTCGCCGACGGGCTGCCGAAGGTGCCGGGCGTCTACATCTTCCGGGCCGCCGACGACCGGCCGCTCTACGTGGGCACGTCCGGCGACATCGCCACCCGGGTCCGCAGCTACTTCACCGCCGCGGAGAAGCGGGCCCGGATCTCCGAGATGCTCGCCGCCGCCGAGCGCGTCGAGGCGGTCGAGTGCGCGCACTCGCTGGAGGCGGAGGTCCGCGAGCTGCGGCTGATCGCGGCGCACGCGCCGCCGTACAACCGCAGGTCGAAGTATCCGGAGCGCCAGGTGTGGCTGAAGCTCACCGACGAGGCGTACCCCCGGTTGTCGATCGTGCGCGACATCGCGCCCACCGACACGGCCTACCTGGGGCCGTTCCGGTCCCGGCAGGCGGCGGAGCTGGCCGCCGCCGGCTTCCACGACGCGGTGCCGCTGCGGCAGTGCACGCACCGGCTCTCCCGGCGCACCACCATGCCGGCCTGCGCGCTGGCCGAGCTGGGCCGCTGCCCGGCGCCCTGCGAGCACCGGATCACCCCCGAGGAGTACGACGACGCAGCGGCGACGCCGTTCCGCACCGCCACCAGCGACGACCCCGGAGTGGTGGTGGACGCGCTGCTCGCCCGCATCGAGGTGCTGTCGGCCGCCGAGCGGTACGAGGAGGCGGCCGTGGTCCGCGGCCGGCTGGTGGCGGTGCTGCGCGCGGCGGTCCGGATGCAACGGCTGGCCGCGTTGACCGGCATCGCCGAGCTGGCCGCCGCCCGTCCGGCCGCCCGGGGCGGCTGGGAGCTGGCGCTGGTGCGGCACGGCCGGCTCGCCGGGGCCGGGGTGTCCCCGCCGGGTGTCCACCCGCGACCCACCATCGCGGCGATCCGCGCCACCGCCGAGACGGTGCTGCCCGGGCACGGTCCGGTGCCGGCCGCGACCGCCGAGGAGACCGAGCGGATCCTGTCCTGGTTGGAACGACCGGAGACCCGGCTGGTCGAGTCGACAGACGGCTGGGCCTCGCCGGTGGCCGGCGCGGGGCGTTTCCGCGACCTGCTGACGAAGGCGGAGAACGGCGGATCCGCCAAACTCTCGACCGAACGCTCATGA
- a CDS encoding RelA/SpoT family protein — protein sequence MDVDAGHGAALGGALPTQGELPLTRRLRSLLTWPTADGDPVTTLVRAHRGIHASADASVLRRAYTIAENMHRGQFRKSGEPYITHPLAVAQICADLGMDTITLVAALLHDTVEDTRYTLQALQEDFGREVAHLVDGVTKFDKAFYGKAAEAETVRKMIVAAGKDVRVLVIKLADRLHNMRTLGVRSAASRERIARKTQEVLVPLCDRLGIQTLKRELDDVVLLHLRPEEHARIARFVHDRPGWDAYLADVVARTRAALRRNRVDADVSPRPRHLYSIWKDTVAGDHAAPFDLPRIAIVVDGPATDCYAALGAVHGLWRPVPGRFKDFIASPKNNLYRSLHTSVCGPQDRTVEVLIRTTEMHRSAEYGVAAHYRFPRAAGRGADRADELAWLRRVLDWEQETVDPTQFMESLRCDLSEAQIQVVADGRQVVLPAGATPVDLAYELGTERGDHCLAARINGRLAPLSSELEEGDVVEIFTENDAESGFEADVAPRGPRREWLGFVKSPHAQMQINRWFAEHTEPGISIADKVRLGRASIGLALRKHNRGLASDLPLLRLSEELGYPDLETLLVAVFDRTVEPDTVVQQLIDLVDHRQ from the coding sequence GTGGACGTCGACGCCGGACACGGCGCCGCCCTGGGTGGCGCGCTCCCGACCCAGGGCGAACTACCGCTCACCCGCCGCCTGCGTTCCCTGCTCACCTGGCCGACGGCCGACGGCGACCCGGTCACCACACTGGTCCGCGCCCACCGAGGCATCCACGCGAGCGCCGACGCCTCGGTGCTGCGCCGGGCCTACACGATCGCCGAGAACATGCACCGCGGCCAGTTCCGCAAGAGCGGCGAGCCGTACATCACCCACCCGCTGGCGGTGGCGCAGATCTGCGCCGACCTCGGCATGGACACCATCACCCTGGTCGCCGCGCTGCTGCACGACACGGTGGAGGACACCCGCTACACGCTCCAGGCGCTCCAGGAGGACTTCGGCCGCGAGGTCGCCCACCTGGTCGACGGCGTGACCAAGTTCGACAAGGCGTTCTACGGCAAGGCCGCCGAGGCGGAGACCGTCCGCAAGATGATCGTGGCGGCCGGCAAGGACGTCCGGGTGCTGGTGATCAAGCTGGCGGACCGGCTGCACAACATGCGTACGCTCGGCGTCCGCTCGGCCGCCTCCCGGGAGCGGATCGCCCGCAAGACCCAGGAGGTGCTGGTCCCGCTCTGCGACCGGCTGGGCATCCAGACGCTCAAACGCGAGCTGGACGACGTGGTGCTGCTGCACCTGCGGCCGGAGGAGCACGCGCGGATCGCCCGGTTCGTGCACGACCGGCCCGGCTGGGACGCCTACCTGGCCGACGTGGTGGCCCGCACCCGGGCGGCGTTGCGCCGCAACCGGGTCGACGCCGACGTCTCCCCCCGCCCCCGGCACCTCTACTCGATCTGGAAGGACACGGTCGCCGGCGACCACGCCGCCCCGTTCGACCTGCCCCGCATCGCGATCGTGGTGGACGGTCCGGCGACCGACTGTTACGCCGCGCTGGGCGCCGTGCACGGGCTCTGGCGGCCGGTGCCGGGCCGGTTCAAGGACTTCATCGCATCCCCGAAGAACAACCTCTACCGGTCGTTGCACACGAGCGTCTGCGGCCCGCAGGACCGCACGGTCGAGGTGCTGATCCGCACCACCGAGATGCACCGCTCCGCGGAGTACGGCGTGGCCGCCCACTACCGCTTCCCCCGGGCCGCGGGCCGGGGCGCCGACCGGGCGGACGAGCTGGCCTGGCTGCGCCGGGTGCTCGACTGGGAGCAGGAGACGGTCGACCCGACCCAGTTCATGGAGTCGCTGCGCTGTGATCTGTCCGAGGCGCAGATCCAGGTGGTGGCCGACGGGCGGCAGGTGGTGCTGCCGGCCGGGGCGACACCTGTCGACCTCGCGTACGAGCTGGGCACCGAGCGCGGCGACCACTGCCTGGCCGCCCGGATCAACGGCCGGCTCGCGCCGCTCTCCTCCGAACTGGAAGAGGGCGACGTGGTGGAGATCTTCACCGAGAACGACGCGGAGAGCGGCTTCGAGGCGGACGTGGCCCCGCGCGGCCCGCGCCGGGAGTGGCTGGGCTTCGTGAAGTCCCCGCACGCCCAGATGCAGATCAACCGCTGGTTCGCCGAGCACACCGAGCCGGGCATCTCGATCGCCGACAAGGTCCGGCTCGGCCGGGCCTCGATCGGCCTGGCGTTGCGCAAGCACAACCGGGGCCTGGCCAGCGACCTGCCGCTGCTGCGGCTGTCCGAGGAACTGGGCTACCCCGACCTGGAGACGCTGCTGGTGGCGGTCTTCGACCGCACCGTCGAGCCGGACACCGTGGTCCAGCAGTTGATCGATCTGGTCGACCACAGGCAGTAG
- a CDS encoding NUDIX hydrolase produces MIPRARATGRALGYQIFYRLPVPLRRRLVRLAVPKYIVGAVTLVKDTEATGAGRILLLRQPPGYSWTLPAGLLQRGEAPVVGAARELYEESGVRLSPDALRPAVPNAVVHAKGWVDVVFEAEVPASTTELKVDGAEVFEAAFHPLDDLPRLSRATANLLGYYGIGPRAGEHPPAA; encoded by the coding sequence ATGATCCCCCGCGCGCGTGCCACCGGACGGGCCCTCGGCTACCAGATCTTCTACCGGCTTCCGGTCCCGCTGCGACGGCGGCTGGTCCGGCTGGCCGTACCGAAGTACATCGTCGGCGCGGTCACGCTGGTCAAGGACACGGAGGCCACCGGCGCGGGCCGGATCCTGCTGCTGCGCCAGCCGCCCGGCTACAGCTGGACGCTGCCGGCCGGGCTGCTGCAACGCGGCGAGGCCCCGGTGGTCGGCGCCGCCCGCGAGCTGTACGAGGAATCAGGCGTCCGTCTGTCCCCCGACGCGCTGCGCCCGGCGGTGCCCAACGCGGTGGTGCACGCCAAGGGCTGGGTCGACGTGGTCTTCGAGGCGGAGGTGCCGGCGTCGACCACCGAGCTGAAGGTGGACGGCGCCGAGGTGTTCGAGGCCGCCTTCCATCCGCTCGACGACCTGCCCCGGCTCAGCCGCGCCACCGCCAATCTGCTCGGCTACTACGGCATCGGCCCGCGCGCCGGCGAGCACCCACCGGCCGCGTGA